The Methanothermobacter tenebrarum genome has a segment encoding these proteins:
- a CDS encoding DUF1894 domain-containing protein gives MSFCLETYLQQSEDYKIHISKAGFRECAKLIKERARKVLYVKAGEKILGARVIGIPPIPIGINKEKNTVMIPYTKPCYGTAVVEIPVKGEEIEKIEKVAIK, from the coding sequence ATGTCATTTTGTCTCGAAACTTATCTACAGCAATCAGAAGATTATAAAATCCATATTTCAAAGGCCGGATTCAGAGAATGTGCAAAATTGATCAAGGAAAGAGCCCGGAAAGTTCTATATGTTAAGGCTGGTGAAAAAATCCTTGGAGCGAGAGTTATAGGAATACCCCCAATACCCATCGGTATCAACAAGGAAAAGAACACAGTCATGATACCCTATACAAAACCTTGTTATGGGACGGCCGTAGTCGAAATACCTGTAAAAGGGGAAGAAATAGAAAAAATAGAGAAGGTTGCGATAAAATAA